The following are encoded in a window of Longibacter salinarum genomic DNA:
- a CDS encoding TolC family protein: MFSIVGSTAIAQDLDGNVGPAFSDTLTFARAAAMLEANSPQLRAAQAEARQMDRSAKVDALYPNPSLSVQEERTNLADGVDDQWYLSVNQSIRYPGEQGARRRAHDATRRMADATVNETRTRLLNELRHRYLNVAVAQARVTVLQDVTGQVRDAERAAHIRFEEGDLGTFQKARLQVARARYENDLSEAQLRLRDARIELAYLLVPDARATLNEVKALGAYHVEGGAQALLSSRAPAPRRIDEAEALQQAMARRGAVHAARNRLDVRTADLDAARYGRYPSLNLSAGPKRQSLPSSTTYGYTAGIVIGLPLWNGGRAAVDAERNRREVARAELESTRRDVEIQVHDALERVDSFGERLRVVGQQVLPGTDSLASDARFVYGEGEISLFELLDAVDAATQAALLRLDLRQGFLRALYDLEHAIGVGFEDEPIVVNGALEVQR, translated from the coding sequence ATGTTCTCGATCGTTGGTTCGACCGCGATCGCGCAGGACCTGGATGGGAATGTCGGACCGGCATTTTCCGACACGCTTACGTTTGCCCGGGCGGCGGCGATGTTGGAGGCGAACAGTCCGCAGTTGCGAGCCGCGCAGGCAGAGGCGCGGCAGATGGATCGGTCTGCGAAAGTCGATGCGCTGTATCCCAACCCATCCCTCTCGGTCCAGGAGGAGCGAACCAACCTGGCGGACGGCGTCGATGACCAGTGGTACCTCTCGGTCAATCAGTCCATTCGATATCCAGGAGAACAGGGCGCACGTCGCCGTGCCCACGACGCCACGCGCCGGATGGCTGATGCAACCGTCAACGAGACGCGGACGCGGCTTCTAAACGAGTTGCGCCATCGGTATCTCAATGTTGCGGTGGCACAGGCGCGGGTGACGGTTCTTCAGGACGTGACCGGCCAGGTCCGGGATGCGGAGCGCGCGGCCCACATTCGCTTCGAAGAGGGGGACCTCGGGACGTTTCAGAAGGCACGCCTGCAGGTCGCCCGGGCACGGTACGAGAACGATTTGTCTGAGGCACAGCTGCGACTCCGCGACGCTCGCATCGAACTGGCTTACCTGCTGGTGCCAGACGCTCGGGCGACGCTCAATGAGGTCAAAGCGCTCGGAGCCTACCACGTCGAAGGAGGTGCGCAGGCTCTTCTGTCCTCGCGGGCACCGGCGCCGCGCAGGATCGACGAGGCCGAAGCATTGCAGCAGGCGATGGCTCGGCGCGGAGCCGTTCATGCCGCGCGAAATCGATTGGACGTTCGCACAGCCGACCTCGATGCGGCTCGATACGGACGATATCCAAGTCTGAACCTATCTGCCGGGCCGAAGCGACAGTCGTTACCGTCTTCGACCACCTACGGCTATACCGCGGGGATTGTCATCGGCCTTCCGCTGTGGAACGGGGGGCGTGCTGCGGTTGATGCCGAACGCAACCGGCGAGAGGTTGCCCGAGCCGAGCTCGAATCCACGCGGCGGGATGTCGAGATCCAGGTCCATGACGCGCTGGAACGTGTGGACAGTTTTGGAGAGCGCCTGCGCGTGGTCGGGCAACAGGTGCTTCCCGGCACAGACTCTCTCGCCTCTGATGCGCGATTCGTCTACGGTGAGGGGGAGATCTCTCTCTTCGAGCTACTGGATGCTGTCGACGCCGCCACGCAGGCTGCGCTCCTTCGTCTCGACCTTCGGCAGGGATTTCTGCGCGCTCTCTACGACCTCGAACATGCTATCGGCGTCGGATTTGAGGACGAGCCGATCGTCGTCAACGGCGCGCTGGAGGTGCAGAGATGA
- a CDS encoding efflux RND transporter periplasmic adaptor subunit, which produces MQFRLNRFLFLPVLGLMLLLAGCGKDTAPTPAAQGASPPDPDQITLTDAELTEVRVETQKVSVRPIVTSLQLPARVRPQADREAYVTSLVSGRVERLRASTGDRVRQGQVLADVAAPDLSDMVAGLRQARDELDRQHRLRDRGVAVEKNVRAAERDWQASRQRLRSIGVSRDRIEAVAIGDADLATLPLTAPIDGVVLDRTAVLGDPVQPGDRLYYIAGLAPIRVVADVFERNLGAIREGQTVTVTTSMAPGRTYESLVAQVTPKVDDERRAASARIVLPNDDGSLRPGMYATVRVQVEGDPQPALSSDILMTGASGTYVIVRDAPRTFRRVFLDASADADGFVAVPELEPGTEVVTSGAYQIVSAMNQQ; this is translated from the coding sequence ATGCAATTCAGACTGAACCGCTTTCTCTTCCTTCCGGTGTTGGGACTCATGCTCCTTCTGGCGGGGTGTGGCAAGGACACGGCTCCGACCCCAGCAGCACAGGGCGCTTCGCCGCCGGACCCGGACCAGATTACGTTGACGGACGCCGAGCTTACCGAGGTGCGGGTCGAGACCCAGAAAGTGTCGGTACGTCCGATCGTTACGTCGCTTCAGCTTCCGGCTCGCGTTCGCCCACAGGCCGATCGCGAGGCCTACGTCACGTCGCTCGTCAGTGGACGTGTTGAACGGCTGCGGGCAAGCACAGGAGACCGTGTCCGTCAGGGGCAGGTTCTGGCCGATGTCGCTGCCCCGGATCTCAGTGACATGGTCGCAGGCTTGCGGCAGGCGCGCGACGAACTCGATCGACAGCACAGGCTCCGGGACCGGGGAGTAGCCGTCGAAAAAAACGTCCGTGCTGCCGAGCGAGACTGGCAGGCCTCGCGTCAGCGTCTCCGCTCGATCGGTGTCAGCAGAGATCGAATCGAGGCCGTTGCTATCGGCGATGCCGATCTGGCTACGCTTCCGCTGACCGCCCCGATCGACGGCGTCGTGCTCGATCGCACGGCCGTGCTGGGAGATCCTGTTCAGCCGGGAGATCGCCTCTACTACATCGCAGGTCTGGCGCCGATCCGGGTCGTTGCGGACGTCTTCGAACGGAACCTTGGTGCAATTCGAGAAGGACAGACTGTCACTGTGACGACATCCATGGCGCCGGGGCGAACCTACGAGAGCTTGGTCGCACAGGTTACGCCGAAGGTGGACGATGAGCGGCGAGCAGCGAGCGCTAGGATCGTGCTTCCGAATGATGATGGCAGTCTCCGTCCCGGGATGTACGCCACCGTTCGAGTTCAGGTGGAAGGAGATCCACAGCCGGCCCTATCGAGCGACATCCTGATGACCGGGGCGTCAGGGACCTATGTCATCGTACGCGACGCACCTCGGACCTTCCGCCGCGTCTTCCTCGATGCCTCCGCCGACGCGGATGGATTTGTCGCGGTGCCCGAGCTCGAACCCGGCACAGAGGTCGTAACGAGCGGCGCCTACCAGATCGTGAGCGCCATGAATCAGCAGTAA
- a CDS encoding efflux RND transporter permease subunit, whose product MLDRLIASVVKNRVLVLLLMAVLVGWGLYSWKQVPLDAYPELTNNQVQILTRVPGMSPVEVEKLVTYPIEINMTNLEGVEENRSLSQFGLSVVTLVFDEGMDPYFVRRLTSERLREIEDELPSSAEPSLAPMTTALGEVYQYALVDEPGDGRTYSPQELRTLQDWVLAPELRTVNGVVEVNALGGFIKEYHVRFDPEALINYDISIDQAYDALRKSNTNAGGSYIVRNQQHYVVRGIGRIGAGDSSILDDIRNTVIATRDGTPILASDVAEVKIDHAVRHGAASMNGNGETVVGIVMMRRGANAQEVVRNTEARIADLQSTLPDGVAIEVFYNRNSLTSAAISTVTTSLLIGGALVILVLISFLGDWRSALIVSLVLPMTALATFILMNYFGFKANLMSLGGLAIGLGMFVDGAIVMVENIFRLREENPNESIGLIVVRAGREVARPIAFSVGVVIAVFLPLFTLEQMEGRMFRPMAFTVSFALLAALFLALTMAPALSSYLLASVGKKDTDRGSPDKKAVGGDGRRASDDTDHGEASNRLMRWLSWVYEPMLDAALSRRGLTVGASIVVVAVGVGVFSTLGTEFAPPLEEGSVAIQVALEPDASLETTTEIQKSVESALLEFPEVISAVSKVGRPAVATDPMGQNLTDMFVGLTDRDTWRFESKEVLVDSMRARVDRIPGATFAFTQPIALRLDEMVSGAKSEIAIKVFGPDLDELRRLQSEIADAVSGLPGAADVLPTQIAGFGYVEVDVQRAQAARFGLSVGDVQRAIDMAIGGETVSTILEEDRRFALVGKLQETARSSVASIRSLPLRTPDGTQIRLQDVARVSLTEAPAEVGREQGRRKVTLGVNLSGRDAGGFVAEAQDVVRNRVDLPAGYTMDWGGQFENQQRARDRLTIILPITLAVVFVLLYMTFNSVGQAVLVFLNIPLSVVGGIVLLKAMGLYMSVPASVGFIAILGIAVQNGVVMISFIDTLREQGVSTIRAVRSGALLRLRPILMTTLTTLLGLVPLLMAEGIGANVQRPLAAVVVGGIPTLVASTLLLLPTLYGWFNPDTRTITEDLVESGPPRPATIN is encoded by the coding sequence ATGCTCGATCGTCTCATCGCCTCCGTCGTCAAGAACCGCGTACTGGTTCTGCTGCTCATGGCCGTCCTGGTCGGCTGGGGCCTGTACAGCTGGAAGCAGGTGCCGCTGGACGCCTATCCCGAGCTCACCAACAACCAGGTCCAGATCCTCACGCGCGTCCCCGGTATGTCACCCGTCGAGGTCGAGAAGCTTGTGACGTACCCGATCGAGATCAACATGACGAACCTCGAAGGGGTAGAGGAAAACCGCTCGCTGAGTCAATTTGGCCTGAGTGTCGTCACGCTCGTTTTCGATGAGGGAATGGATCCGTATTTCGTGCGCCGACTCACGTCTGAGCGCCTTCGCGAGATCGAAGACGAACTGCCGTCCTCGGCTGAGCCCTCGCTTGCGCCGATGACCACTGCCCTGGGTGAAGTGTATCAGTATGCTCTCGTGGACGAGCCAGGAGATGGGCGGACGTATAGTCCGCAGGAACTGCGCACGCTGCAGGACTGGGTACTTGCGCCGGAGCTACGCACTGTCAACGGGGTGGTAGAGGTGAATGCGCTCGGCGGCTTCATCAAGGAGTATCACGTTCGGTTCGATCCAGAGGCGCTTATCAACTACGACATCTCCATCGACCAGGCGTATGATGCGCTTCGCAAGAGCAACACCAATGCGGGCGGGAGCTACATCGTCCGGAACCAGCAGCACTACGTCGTCCGCGGTATCGGGCGCATCGGCGCCGGGGATTCCAGTATTCTCGACGACATTCGCAATACCGTAATCGCCACGCGGGACGGAACGCCCATTCTGGCGAGCGATGTCGCCGAGGTGAAGATCGATCACGCTGTCCGCCACGGGGCTGCATCCATGAATGGAAACGGTGAAACCGTGGTTGGAATCGTCATGATGCGGCGCGGGGCGAATGCGCAAGAGGTGGTTCGGAACACGGAAGCTCGAATCGCGGATCTGCAGTCGACTCTTCCCGACGGCGTCGCGATCGAGGTGTTCTACAACCGAAACAGCCTGACGAGTGCGGCGATCTCAACCGTTACCACGAGCTTGTTAATCGGCGGCGCCCTCGTGATTCTCGTGCTGATCTCATTTCTCGGCGACTGGCGCTCGGCGCTGATCGTCAGCCTCGTCCTCCCGATGACCGCGCTGGCGACGTTCATCCTGATGAATTACTTCGGGTTTAAGGCCAACCTGATGAGCCTGGGCGGGCTGGCCATCGGACTCGGGATGTTCGTGGACGGGGCCATCGTGATGGTCGAAAACATCTTCAGGCTCCGTGAGGAGAACCCCAACGAGTCGATCGGTCTCATTGTGGTTCGAGCGGGACGTGAGGTCGCGCGGCCCATCGCGTTCTCCGTCGGCGTCGTCATCGCCGTGTTTCTGCCGCTCTTTACGCTAGAGCAGATGGAGGGACGCATGTTTCGACCGATGGCATTTACCGTCTCGTTTGCTCTTCTCGCAGCGCTTTTCCTTGCGCTCACGATGGCTCCGGCGCTGAGTTCGTACCTGCTGGCGTCGGTCGGGAAGAAGGATACGGATCGCGGTTCGCCCGACAAGAAGGCGGTCGGAGGCGACGGTCGCCGAGCGTCCGATGATACGGACCACGGCGAAGCCTCCAACCGACTCATGCGCTGGTTGTCGTGGGTATACGAGCCGATGCTGGACGCGGCCCTGAGCCGGCGCGGGCTGACGGTCGGGGCGTCCATCGTGGTGGTCGCCGTGGGGGTTGGCGTCTTTTCCACGCTCGGAACGGAGTTCGCGCCGCCGCTTGAGGAAGGGTCGGTGGCCATTCAGGTGGCACTAGAACCGGATGCCTCGCTCGAAACGACCACAGAGATTCAGAAATCGGTCGAATCTGCCCTACTGGAGTTTCCAGAGGTGATCAGTGCGGTGAGTAAGGTCGGACGTCCGGCTGTGGCGACCGATCCCATGGGGCAGAACCTCACGGATATGTTCGTCGGCCTCACGGATCGCGACACCTGGCGATTCGAGAGCAAGGAGGTGCTGGTGGACTCGATGCGGGCGCGGGTGGACCGGATTCCGGGTGCCACGTTCGCTTTCACACAGCCGATTGCTCTTCGACTCGACGAAATGGTGAGCGGAGCCAAAAGCGAGATTGCCATCAAGGTGTTCGGTCCCGACCTGGATGAGCTCCGCCGGCTGCAGTCCGAGATCGCCGATGCCGTCTCCGGGCTGCCCGGGGCCGCCGACGTGCTTCCCACACAGATCGCCGGCTTTGGCTACGTGGAAGTCGATGTGCAGCGGGCGCAAGCGGCACGATTTGGTCTGAGCGTCGGCGATGTGCAGCGCGCCATCGACATGGCGATTGGCGGGGAAACGGTAAGCACCATCCTGGAAGAGGACCGGCGATTCGCCCTGGTGGGCAAGCTCCAGGAGACGGCGCGGAGTTCGGTCGCCTCGATCCGGTCGTTGCCTCTCCGCACGCCCGACGGGACACAGATTCGGCTGCAGGATGTGGCGCGCGTCTCTCTCACCGAGGCTCCGGCGGAGGTGGGGCGCGAGCAAGGACGCCGAAAGGTGACGCTGGGTGTCAACCTTTCGGGTCGTGACGCCGGGGGCTTCGTGGCGGAGGCGCAGGACGTGGTACGGAATCGCGTCGACCTGCCCGCCGGATACACGATGGACTGGGGCGGTCAGTTCGAAAACCAGCAGCGTGCTCGCGATCGTCTGACCATCATCCTGCCGATCACGCTGGCGGTCGTTTTCGTTCTTCTCTACATGACGTTCAACTCCGTCGGGCAGGCTGTGCTCGTCTTTCTGAACATCCCTCTGTCTGTCGTCGGCGGAATCGTATTGCTGAAGGCGATGGGGCTCTACATGAGCGTCCCGGCCTCCGTCGGGTTCATCGCGATTCTCGGCATTGCCGTGCAGAACGGGGTTGTCATGATCAGCTTCATCGATACCCTCCGCGAGCAGGGCGTGTCGACCATCCGAGCCGTACGCTCTGGTGCGCTGCTTCGGCTGCGCCCGATCCTGATGACCACCCTCACGACGCTCCTGGGGCTCGTGCCACTCCTGATGGCCGAGGGCATCGGGGCCAACGTTCAGCGACCGCTTGCCGCCGTGGTCGTGGGCGGGATCCCGACGCTCGTGGCATCGACGCTGCTCTTGCTTCCGACGCTATACGGATGGTTCAACCCCGACACGCGGACGATAACCGAGGACCTCGTAGAATCAGGACCCCCCCGTCCCGCGACAATCAATTGA
- a CDS encoding P-II family nitrogen regulator, which translates to MNMIVAYIRPNMKESVVDRLRQLRAPGASFTDVEGFGLEADATGHRSYDEYVAPYAPKVKLEVVCSEDRADEIARAIADAASTGRRGDGKVYVLPVQARFDIRSFATDDLSA; encoded by the coding sequence ATGAACATGATTGTAGCGTACATCCGGCCCAACATGAAGGAGTCGGTCGTCGATCGGCTGCGACAGCTCCGCGCTCCCGGGGCAAGTTTCACAGACGTCGAAGGGTTCGGGCTCGAAGCGGATGCGACCGGTCATCGATCCTACGACGAATACGTCGCCCCGTACGCGCCCAAGGTCAAGCTCGAAGTCGTCTGTTCAGAAGATCGGGCCGACGAGATCGCTCGTGCGATCGCGGACGCAGCCAGCACCGGCCGACGTGGCGATGGCAAAGTCTACGTCCTGCCCGTTCAGGCGCGGTTCGACATTCGTAGCTTCGCGACTGACGATCTCTCCGCGTGA
- the icd gene encoding NADP-dependent isocitrate dehydrogenase, with translation MSDTAVEYTKLNPPTDGDKISKTGEKLNVPNKPVIPFIEGDGIGVDIWPAAKHVFDTAVEKAYDGEREIVWFETYAGEKAQKEYGEWLPEDTLSAIREYLVAIKGPLTTPVGGGIRSLNVALRQQLDLFACVRPVRYFDGVPAQVVDPEKVDMTIFRENSEDIYAGIEYRAGSDQANKLIDFLQDELGATTIRFPETSGIGIKPISEEGTKRLVRSAIDYAIERGEDSVTLVHKGNIMKFTEGAFRDWGYEVAKEDYGSEDLDGGPWQVITLDDGREIIVKDVIADAFLQQIILRPEEYDIIATMNLNGDYISDALAAQVGGIGIAPGANINYNTGQSIFEATHGTAPKYAGKDKVNPSSIILSGEMMFRYMGWNEAADLILDGIEKTISQKRVTYDFHRAMDNAELLKCSEFGEAVADNM, from the coding sequence ATGAGTGACACTGCCGTTGAGTATACGAAGCTGAATCCGCCGACCGACGGCGACAAAATCTCCAAAACCGGTGAGAAGCTGAACGTCCCGAACAAGCCGGTCATCCCGTTCATCGAAGGCGACGGCATCGGCGTCGACATCTGGCCCGCCGCGAAGCACGTCTTCGACACGGCCGTTGAAAAAGCCTACGACGGAGAGCGTGAGATCGTCTGGTTCGAAACCTACGCCGGCGAGAAAGCCCAGAAGGAATATGGCGAATGGCTGCCGGAAGATACGCTGTCGGCTATCCGGGAGTACCTCGTGGCCATCAAAGGACCGCTCACGACGCCCGTCGGCGGCGGCATCCGCTCGCTGAATGTGGCGCTCCGCCAGCAGCTCGACCTCTTCGCCTGCGTCCGCCCCGTCCGCTACTTCGACGGTGTGCCCGCACAGGTCGTGGATCCGGAGAAGGTCGACATGACGATCTTCCGCGAGAACTCGGAGGACATCTATGCCGGCATCGAGTACCGCGCCGGGTCCGATCAGGCCAACAAGCTGATCGACTTCCTCCAGGATGAACTCGGCGCGACCACGATCCGCTTCCCGGAAACGAGCGGCATCGGCATCAAGCCCATCAGCGAAGAGGGCACCAAGCGCCTCGTCCGCTCCGCCATCGACTACGCGATCGAGCGCGGCGAGGACAGCGTGACGCTCGTCCACAAGGGCAACATCATGAAGTTCACCGAGGGTGCCTTCCGCGACTGGGGCTACGAGGTCGCCAAGGAAGACTACGGTTCGGAGGACCTCGACGGCGGTCCGTGGCAGGTCATCACGCTCGACGACGGCCGCGAGATCATCGTGAAGGACGTCATCGCCGATGCCTTCCTCCAGCAGATTATCCTGCGTCCGGAGGAGTACGATATCATCGCCACGATGAACCTGAATGGCGACTACATCTCCGACGCCCTCGCCGCGCAGGTTGGCGGTATCGGCATCGCGCCCGGCGCCAACATCAACTACAACACCGGGCAGTCGATCTTTGAGGCCACGCACGGCACGGCACCGAAGTACGCCGGCAAAGACAAGGTCAACCCGAGCTCGATCATCCTTTCGGGCGAGATGATGTTCCGCTACATGGGCTGGAACGAAGCCGCGGACCTCATCCTGGATGGCATCGAGAAGACGATCTCGCAGAAGCGCGTGACGTACGACTTCCACCGCGCGATGGACAACGCGGAGCTCCTGAAGTGCTCTGAGTTCGGCGAAGCGGTTGCTGACAACATGTAA
- the aceK gene encoding bifunctional isocitrate dehydrogenase kinase/phosphatase: MSAPPRASYGPPFVEPPASRHARLVCDAFDAYQARFRVITRRAQRRFEQRNWHELRSDATERLTLYRQVVDHIEADTRHHLGDRLYSKDLWRQIRNAYSKLTRDKKDAELAETFYNSLTRRIFNTVGVDPQIEFVTTDITGPHRPPDRPVSVGFSDLPTTDAFLDAILEDYAFNAPYAHREVDIRRAAQFIDDRLRRRGLSDPIDAINLARPVFYRGIGAYLVGSITIGETKVPFTLAFHHDDDGVVIDAVLLREDDVSILFSFARTYFLVDTRHPHSLVHFLKDILPRKRIAELYISIGYNKHGKTELYRDLLHHFQHTDDQFERAAGQRGMVMTVFTMPSYDMVFKLIKDTFDYPKSTTRSEVKERYHLVFKHDRAGRLVDAQEFEHLRLNERLFQDELEDELLDIAGNIVHHDGDRVTIDHCYVERRVTPLDVYIRENGFERSRNALTDYGNAIKDLARTNIFPGDLLLKNFGVTRHGRVVFYDYDELGFVTDYNFRSKPQAKSYMDELSADAWFYVGPDDVFPEEFRVTMGVSDELMEAFEEVHGDLFTAEFWNDVQSRIENGALIPILPYPPSERLPHRRTVTPGKQTADLMKQ; encoded by the coding sequence ATGTCCGCCCCGCCCCGCGCGTCGTACGGTCCGCCCTTCGTCGAGCCCCCTGCCAGCCGGCACGCTCGTCTGGTCTGCGATGCATTCGACGCATATCAGGCCCGGTTTCGCGTCATCACGCGCCGGGCGCAGCGCCGCTTTGAGCAGCGCAACTGGCACGAACTGCGCTCCGATGCCACCGAGCGACTGACGCTTTACCGGCAGGTCGTGGATCATATTGAGGCGGACACCCGCCACCACCTCGGCGATCGGCTCTACAGCAAAGATCTGTGGCGACAAATCCGTAACGCGTACTCGAAGCTCACGCGAGACAAAAAGGATGCGGAGCTTGCCGAGACGTTCTACAATTCGCTGACGCGGCGCATCTTCAACACCGTCGGCGTCGATCCGCAGATTGAATTCGTCACGACCGATATCACCGGTCCGCACCGTCCCCCGGATCGCCCCGTCTCCGTCGGCTTCTCCGACTTGCCAACCACGGACGCCTTCCTGGACGCCATTCTAGAGGACTACGCGTTCAATGCGCCGTACGCCCACCGGGAAGTCGACATCCGCCGCGCGGCTCAGTTTATCGACGATCGACTCCGGCGACGTGGGCTGAGTGATCCCATCGACGCGATTAACCTGGCCCGCCCGGTCTTCTACCGAGGCATCGGTGCCTACCTCGTTGGATCGATTACGATCGGCGAGACGAAGGTCCCCTTCACCCTCGCCTTCCACCATGATGACGACGGGGTCGTGATCGACGCTGTCCTACTACGCGAAGACGACGTCAGCATCCTGTTTAGCTTCGCCCGAACGTACTTCCTGGTCGACACCCGGCATCCACATTCGCTCGTTCACTTCCTGAAAGACATTCTGCCCCGGAAGCGAATCGCCGAATTGTACATCTCGATCGGGTACAACAAACACGGCAAGACGGAGCTCTACCGCGACCTACTCCACCACTTCCAGCACACCGACGATCAGTTCGAGCGAGCGGCCGGACAACGCGGCATGGTCATGACCGTGTTCACGATGCCGAGCTACGATATGGTCTTTAAACTGATCAAAGACACGTTCGACTATCCGAAGTCGACGACGCGGTCCGAGGTCAAAGAGCGCTACCACCTCGTGTTCAAACACGACCGCGCCGGACGACTCGTGGATGCGCAGGAGTTTGAGCACCTCAGACTCAACGAACGCCTCTTTCAGGACGAGCTTGAAGACGAACTTCTGGACATTGCCGGCAACATCGTCCATCACGACGGCGACCGCGTGACGATCGACCATTGCTACGTGGAGCGTCGGGTGACCCCGCTCGACGTGTACATCCGGGAAAATGGGTTTGAGCGATCGCGGAACGCGCTTACGGACTATGGAAACGCCATCAAAGACCTCGCGCGAACCAACATTTTCCCGGGCGACCTGCTGCTCAAGAACTTCGGCGTAACGCGACACGGGCGCGTCGTCTTCTACGACTACGACGAGCTCGGCTTCGTGACCGATTACAATTTCCGGTCGAAGCCGCAGGCCAAGAGCTACATGGACGAGCTATCCGCCGACGCCTGGTTCTACGTCGGGCCCGATGACGTCTTCCCCGAAGAATTCCGCGTCACGATGGGCGTGAGCGACGAACTCATGGAGGCGTTCGAGGAGGTGCACGGCGATCTCTTCACCGCCGAGTTCTGGAACGATGTGCAAAGCCGAATCGAGAACGGCGCGCTGATCCCGATTCTCCCCTATCCGCCGAGCGAGCGCCTCCCCCACCGACGCACCGTCACCCCGGGAAAGCAGACGGCCGACCTGATGAAGCAGTAG